In Musa acuminata AAA Group cultivar baxijiao chromosome BXJ2-3, Cavendish_Baxijiao_AAA, whole genome shotgun sequence, the following proteins share a genomic window:
- the LOC135607493 gene encoding uncharacterized protein LOC135607493 isoform X5, with the protein MFTEGLDETAINWVNQGSDVAQKPRSPLVEKYPVEPVPEQRLLSKCNNFLSPKALPPVKFHSSLLTPHSHLLSDSDEDESVASVPEDYYANYSDSDSDLFGKPGKRSCEEEILSGESSCYEPVRETDGRQRSTLVRGLSKENLRVDVAANNSCRGDEVKSKFSANRSSVSGAIAQNHEQDGFPHSRVHILNDFMAEKFQELGTPSAPPIVGNGRESGSLNLNGETKVNLGTEVSSDFSILAQKVGEIPAGAIPVEGDMQIPLWQTNIASHMPSYNTSVQSAWQTFIAYDACFRLCLNAWARNCMEAPEFLRDECMALRNAFGLQTFLLHPRGQTQGEGRHADSKEGTNVIKGRKMIGQVEIEVKRIRIIPQRRKLQPTSSYRTIYMQMGAEYVKHMSAILKSQINSLRATASPVSSEDTLSCILQLKSSSEDALTESGSSVCLKPGTGDSHIFYPESQGDALLIEVHNINRIIQGRATVPISSLAECHGEMTRWCPIYLEDHVCVGKVQISISVFHSSDKMTSTKGGPVVETMIYDLVLEATMRAQHFHSKNLHIHGHWKWLLNEFADYYGVTDAYTKLRYLSFIMNAATPTKECLELIYELLLPIMRARGEKNLTRQERSILLDCEDQINNLLATTFENYKSLDELSPTGLTDIFGPIPESAAPALVPAVQIFTLLHDILSQEAQNILRNHLQIAAAKRCRRHMVETDEFMSSNCDGLYADPMTFSTAYLKMKMLCINISNEIQADIKIHNQHIFPSSIDLPNIAASLYSTELCKRLRGFLAACPPSKPSQHVAELLIATADFERDLESWNIRPVHGGVVSKDLFHDYIMVWIQDTRLQLLDLCKTEKSLQVPWLDVSTNCATSPFVENIYEQIRKGINEYEVVISRWPQYLLALENALADIERAVFKALEKQYSEILVPLRDGIPKILEKQVQKLTRRQPTSPYVVPSQLGIFLNTVKRILEVLHPGVEDFLKCWAACLTIEDGNTIFGEQMNGITVTLRKKYKKYMQAIVEKLVSNAQANRTTRLKRILEETKEAEGEPEIRDRMQTLCLQLTDSIHNLHHVLASRIFVAICRGFWDRIGQIVLSFLESRKENRIWYRGSDYALGILDDLFASEMQKLLGNSLQDKDLDPPRAVIEARSILC; encoded by the exons ATGTTCACCGAGGGGCTGGACGAGACGGCCATCAACTGGGTCAATCAG GGATCAGATGTTGCTCAGAAACCTCGATCTCCTCTGGTAGAGAAATATCCCGTGGAACCGGTCCCTGAACAACGACTGCTCTCCAAATGCAACAACTTTCTGTCGCCGAAAGCATTGCCCCCCGTAAAATTCCACTCGAGCTTGCTAACTCCGCACTCGCACTTGTTGTCTGATTCGGACGAAGATGAGAGTGTCGCTTCTGTTCCAGAGGACTACTACGCCAATTACTCCGACAGCGACTCCGATCTCTTTGGGAAGCCAGGTAAGAGGAGTTGCGAGGAGGAGATATTGTCAGGTGAAAGTTCTTGCTACGAGCCAGTCAGAGAAACAGATGGCAGACAGCGATCTACTTTAGTTCGAGGGCTTTCCAAGGAGAACCTAAGAGTAGATGTAGCAGCAAACAATTCTTGTAGAGGTGATGAGGTGAAGTCCAAGTTCAGCGCTAATAGAAGCTCTGTCTCAGGTGCCATCGCCCAGAATCATGAACAAGATGGCTTTCCCCATTCACGT GTTCATATTTTAAATGATTTCATGGCTGAGAAATTTCAAGAACTTGGAACACCCAGTGCACCTCCCATTGTGGGGAATGGAAGAGAATCAGGCAGCCTAAATTTAAATG GTGAAACCAAGGTTAATTTAGGCACTGAGGTCTCTTCAGATTTTTCAATACTGGCACAGAAAGTTGGAGAAATTCCAGCAGG AGCCATACCTGTAGAAGGAGATATGCAGATTCCTCTCTGGCAAACAAATATTGCCTCCCATATGCCAAGCTACAATACAAG TGTTCAGAGCGCATGGCAAACATTTATTGCTTATGATGCATGTTTCCGATTGTGCCTCAATGCATGGGCAAGAAACTGCATGGAGGCTCCAGAGTTCCTTCGGGATGAGTGCATGGCTCTGCGCAATGCCTTTGG ATTGCAAACCTTCTTGCTGCATCCTAGGGGCCAAACTCAAGGAGAGGGAAGGCATGCTGATAGTAAAGAAGGAACAAATGTCATTAAGGGTCGGAAAATGATTGGACAAGTGGAAATTGAAG tGAAAAGGATCCGCATCATACCTCAAAGAAGAAAGCTGCAGCCTACCTCTTCGTATCGAACAATATATATGCAAATGGGAGCTGAATATGTCAAACACATGTCAGCAATTTTAAAAAGTCAAATAAATTCATTAAGAGCAACTGCTTCCCCAGTTTCTTCTGAAG ACACTCTGTCATGTATATTACAATTGAAGAGCTCTAGTGAAGATGCACTCACAGAATCAGGTTCTAGTGTGTGTTTGAAACCTGGAACTGGTGATTCTCATATATT CTATCCTGAGAGTCAAGGAGATGCACTTTTGATTGAAGTCCATAATATAAATAGAATTATCCAAGGTCGTGCCACAGTACCAATATCATCACTGGCTGAATGTCAT GGAGAGATGACTAGATGGTGCCCTATATACTTAGAAGATCATGTCTGTGTAGGGAAGGTTCAAATCTCAATCAGTGTTTTTCACTCTTCGGACAAGATGACTTCCACCAAG GGTGGTCCAGTTGTCGAAACAATGATATATGATCTAGTACTTGAGGCAACAATGCGAGCTCAGCATTTTCATTCAAAGAATTTACATATACATGGTCATTGGAAGTGGCTTTTGAATGAATTTGCTGATTATTATGGAGTAACTGATGCATATACAAAGCTGAG GTATCTttcatttatcatgaatgctgcgACACCTACAAAAGAATGCTTAGAGCTTATATATGAGCTCCTTTTACCCATCATGAGAGCTCGAGGTGAAAAAAATTTAACTAGACAAGAG AGAAGCATTCTACTGGATTGTGAAGATCAGATCAACAATTTGTTGGCAACTACTTTTGAGAACTACAAGTCACTAGATGAGCTTTCACCAACAGGCCTAACTGACATTTTTGGTCCAATTCCGGAATCTGCTGCACCAGCCTTAGTGCCTGCTGTACAGATATTCACTCTTCTGCATGATATCCTGTCTCAAGAAGCTCAAAATATTTTAAGAAATCATTTGCAG ATTGCTGCAGCAAAGCGGTGTAGGCGGCATATGGTAGAAACTGATGAATTTATGTCAAGCAACTGTGATGGACTCTACGCAGACCCTATGACCTTCTCAACAGCATATCTCAAAATGAAAATGCTATGCATTAATATAAGCAACGAGATTCAAGCAGATATCAAGATTCACAATCAGCATATATTTCCTAG TTCCATAGATCTGCCAAATATTGCTGCTTCTTTATACAGTACTGAGCTCTGCAAAAGACTCCGAGGGTTTCTTGCAGCTTGCCCTCCATCCAAGCCCTCACAGCATGTGGCAGAGCTGCTGATTGCAACTGCTGATTTTGAAAGAGATCTTGAGTCATGGAACATCAG GCCAGTTCATGGAGGGGTTGTCTCAAAGGACTTGTTCCATGACTATATCATGGTTTGGATCCAAGACACGCGGCTTCAGTTACTTGATCTTTGCAAGACAGAAAAG TCTTTGCAGGTACCATGGTTAGATGTATCCACAAATTGTGCAACGTCACCATTTGTTGAGAACATATATGAACAGATTAGAAAAGGCATAAATGAGTATGAGGTGGTGATAAGTAGGTGGCCTCAGTACTTGTTGGCTTTAGAGAAT GCTCTTGCTGACATCGAACGAGCAGTCTTCAAGGCACTAGAAAAACAATACAGTGAGATCCTTGTACCTTTGAGGGATGGGATTCCAAAAATACTCGAGAAGCAAGTGCAGAAGCTCACAAGGCGACAGCCTACTTCTCCTTATGTCGTACCCAGTCAG CTGGGAATCTTTCTTAACACTGTTAAAAGAATCCTTGAAGTGCTACATCCTGGAGTTGAGGATTTTTTAAAATGTTGGGCTGCATGCTTGACAATTGAGGATGGAAATACAATTTTTGGAGAGCAAATGAATGGAATCACAGTAACTCTGAGGAAGAAGTACAAGAAGTACATGCAAGCAATTGTGGAAAAGCTTGTCAGCAAT GCACAAGCAAACCGAACCACGAGGCTCAAAAGGATTCTCGAAGAGACAAAAGAAGCAGAAGGTGAACCCGAGATTCGTGACAGGATGCAGACCTTGTGTCTGCAGCTAACAGATTCGATACACAATCTACATCATGTGTTAGCTAGCAGGATCTTTGTTGCAATTTGTCGTGGTTTCTGGGATAGAATAGGACAG ATTGTGTTGAGCTTTCTTGAGAGCCGAAAGGAGAACAGAATATGGTATCGAGGATCCGATTATGCTTTAGGG ATTTTAGATGATCTGTTTGCATCTGAGATGCAGAAACTGCTCGGGAATTCTCTGCAAGACAAGGACTTGGATCCACCTCGAGCAGTGATCGAAGCCCGGTCCATCCTCTGCTGA
- the LOC135607493 gene encoding uncharacterized protein LOC135607493 isoform X6, translating into MFTEGLDETAINWVNQGSDVAQKPRSPLVEKYPVEPVPEQRLLSKCNNFLSPKALPPVKFHSSLLTPHSHLLSDSDEDESVASVPEDYYANYSDSDSDLFGKPGKRSCEEEILSGESSCYEPVRETDGRQRSTLVRGLSKENLRVDVAANNSCRGDEVKSKFSANRSSVSGAIAQNHEQDGFPHSRVHILNDFMAEKFQELGTPSAPPIVGNGRESGSLNLNGETKVNLGTEVSSDFSILAQKVGEIPAGAIPVEGDMQIPLWQTNIASHMPSYNTSVQSAWQTFIAYDACFRLCLNAWARNCMEAPEFLRDECMALRNAFGLQTFLLHPRGQTQGEGRHADSKEGTNVIKGRKMIGQVEIEVKRIRIIPQRRKLQPTSSYRTIYMQMGAEYVKHMSAILKSQINSLRATASPVSSEDTLSCILQLKSSSEDALTESGSSVCLKPGTGDSHIFYPESQGDALLIEVHNINRIIQGRATVPISSLAECHQGEMTRWCPIYLEDHVCVGKVQISISVFHSSDKMTSTKGGPVVETMIYDLVLEATMRAQHFHSKNLHIHGHWKWLLNEFADYYGVTDAYTKLRYLSFIMNAATPTKECLELIYELLLPIMRARGEKNLTRQERSILLDCEDQINNLLATTFENYKSLDELSPTGLTDIFGPIPESAAPALVPAVQIFTLLHDILSQEAQNILRNHLQIAAAKRCRRHMVETDEFMSSNCDGLYADPMTFSTAYLKMKMLCINISNEIQADIKIHNQHIFPSSIDLPNIAASLYSTELCKRLRGFLAACPPSKPSQHVAELLIATADFERDLESWNIRPVHGGVVSKDLFHDYIMVWIQDTRLQLLDLCKTEKVPWLDVSTNCATSPFVENIYEQIRKGINEYEVVISRWPQYLLALENALADIERAVFKALEKQYSEILVPLRDGIPKILEKQVQKLTRRQPTSPYVVPSQLGIFLNTVKRILEVLHPGVEDFLKCWAACLTIEDGNTIFGEQMNGITVTLRKKYKKYMQAIVEKLVSNAQANRTTRLKRILEETKEAEGEPEIRDRMQTLCLQLTDSIHNLHHVLASRIFVAICRGFWDRIGQIVLSFLESRKENRIWYRGSDYALGILDDLFASEMQKLLGNSLQDKDLDPPRAVIEARSILC; encoded by the exons ATGTTCACCGAGGGGCTGGACGAGACGGCCATCAACTGGGTCAATCAG GGATCAGATGTTGCTCAGAAACCTCGATCTCCTCTGGTAGAGAAATATCCCGTGGAACCGGTCCCTGAACAACGACTGCTCTCCAAATGCAACAACTTTCTGTCGCCGAAAGCATTGCCCCCCGTAAAATTCCACTCGAGCTTGCTAACTCCGCACTCGCACTTGTTGTCTGATTCGGACGAAGATGAGAGTGTCGCTTCTGTTCCAGAGGACTACTACGCCAATTACTCCGACAGCGACTCCGATCTCTTTGGGAAGCCAGGTAAGAGGAGTTGCGAGGAGGAGATATTGTCAGGTGAAAGTTCTTGCTACGAGCCAGTCAGAGAAACAGATGGCAGACAGCGATCTACTTTAGTTCGAGGGCTTTCCAAGGAGAACCTAAGAGTAGATGTAGCAGCAAACAATTCTTGTAGAGGTGATGAGGTGAAGTCCAAGTTCAGCGCTAATAGAAGCTCTGTCTCAGGTGCCATCGCCCAGAATCATGAACAAGATGGCTTTCCCCATTCACGT GTTCATATTTTAAATGATTTCATGGCTGAGAAATTTCAAGAACTTGGAACACCCAGTGCACCTCCCATTGTGGGGAATGGAAGAGAATCAGGCAGCCTAAATTTAAATG GTGAAACCAAGGTTAATTTAGGCACTGAGGTCTCTTCAGATTTTTCAATACTGGCACAGAAAGTTGGAGAAATTCCAGCAGG AGCCATACCTGTAGAAGGAGATATGCAGATTCCTCTCTGGCAAACAAATATTGCCTCCCATATGCCAAGCTACAATACAAG TGTTCAGAGCGCATGGCAAACATTTATTGCTTATGATGCATGTTTCCGATTGTGCCTCAATGCATGGGCAAGAAACTGCATGGAGGCTCCAGAGTTCCTTCGGGATGAGTGCATGGCTCTGCGCAATGCCTTTGG ATTGCAAACCTTCTTGCTGCATCCTAGGGGCCAAACTCAAGGAGAGGGAAGGCATGCTGATAGTAAAGAAGGAACAAATGTCATTAAGGGTCGGAAAATGATTGGACAAGTGGAAATTGAAG tGAAAAGGATCCGCATCATACCTCAAAGAAGAAAGCTGCAGCCTACCTCTTCGTATCGAACAATATATATGCAAATGGGAGCTGAATATGTCAAACACATGTCAGCAATTTTAAAAAGTCAAATAAATTCATTAAGAGCAACTGCTTCCCCAGTTTCTTCTGAAG ACACTCTGTCATGTATATTACAATTGAAGAGCTCTAGTGAAGATGCACTCACAGAATCAGGTTCTAGTGTGTGTTTGAAACCTGGAACTGGTGATTCTCATATATT CTATCCTGAGAGTCAAGGAGATGCACTTTTGATTGAAGTCCATAATATAAATAGAATTATCCAAGGTCGTGCCACAGTACCAATATCATCACTGGCTGAATGTCAT CAGGGAGAGATGACTAGATGGTGCCCTATATACTTAGAAGATCATGTCTGTGTAGGGAAGGTTCAAATCTCAATCAGTGTTTTTCACTCTTCGGACAAGATGACTTCCACCAAG GGTGGTCCAGTTGTCGAAACAATGATATATGATCTAGTACTTGAGGCAACAATGCGAGCTCAGCATTTTCATTCAAAGAATTTACATATACATGGTCATTGGAAGTGGCTTTTGAATGAATTTGCTGATTATTATGGAGTAACTGATGCATATACAAAGCTGAG GTATCTttcatttatcatgaatgctgcgACACCTACAAAAGAATGCTTAGAGCTTATATATGAGCTCCTTTTACCCATCATGAGAGCTCGAGGTGAAAAAAATTTAACTAGACAAGAG AGAAGCATTCTACTGGATTGTGAAGATCAGATCAACAATTTGTTGGCAACTACTTTTGAGAACTACAAGTCACTAGATGAGCTTTCACCAACAGGCCTAACTGACATTTTTGGTCCAATTCCGGAATCTGCTGCACCAGCCTTAGTGCCTGCTGTACAGATATTCACTCTTCTGCATGATATCCTGTCTCAAGAAGCTCAAAATATTTTAAGAAATCATTTGCAG ATTGCTGCAGCAAAGCGGTGTAGGCGGCATATGGTAGAAACTGATGAATTTATGTCAAGCAACTGTGATGGACTCTACGCAGACCCTATGACCTTCTCAACAGCATATCTCAAAATGAAAATGCTATGCATTAATATAAGCAACGAGATTCAAGCAGATATCAAGATTCACAATCAGCATATATTTCCTAG TTCCATAGATCTGCCAAATATTGCTGCTTCTTTATACAGTACTGAGCTCTGCAAAAGACTCCGAGGGTTTCTTGCAGCTTGCCCTCCATCCAAGCCCTCACAGCATGTGGCAGAGCTGCTGATTGCAACTGCTGATTTTGAAAGAGATCTTGAGTCATGGAACATCAG GCCAGTTCATGGAGGGGTTGTCTCAAAGGACTTGTTCCATGACTATATCATGGTTTGGATCCAAGACACGCGGCTTCAGTTACTTGATCTTTGCAAGACAGAAAAG GTACCATGGTTAGATGTATCCACAAATTGTGCAACGTCACCATTTGTTGAGAACATATATGAACAGATTAGAAAAGGCATAAATGAGTATGAGGTGGTGATAAGTAGGTGGCCTCAGTACTTGTTGGCTTTAGAGAAT GCTCTTGCTGACATCGAACGAGCAGTCTTCAAGGCACTAGAAAAACAATACAGTGAGATCCTTGTACCTTTGAGGGATGGGATTCCAAAAATACTCGAGAAGCAAGTGCAGAAGCTCACAAGGCGACAGCCTACTTCTCCTTATGTCGTACCCAGTCAG CTGGGAATCTTTCTTAACACTGTTAAAAGAATCCTTGAAGTGCTACATCCTGGAGTTGAGGATTTTTTAAAATGTTGGGCTGCATGCTTGACAATTGAGGATGGAAATACAATTTTTGGAGAGCAAATGAATGGAATCACAGTAACTCTGAGGAAGAAGTACAAGAAGTACATGCAAGCAATTGTGGAAAAGCTTGTCAGCAAT GCACAAGCAAACCGAACCACGAGGCTCAAAAGGATTCTCGAAGAGACAAAAGAAGCAGAAGGTGAACCCGAGATTCGTGACAGGATGCAGACCTTGTGTCTGCAGCTAACAGATTCGATACACAATCTACATCATGTGTTAGCTAGCAGGATCTTTGTTGCAATTTGTCGTGGTTTCTGGGATAGAATAGGACAG ATTGTGTTGAGCTTTCTTGAGAGCCGAAAGGAGAACAGAATATGGTATCGAGGATCCGATTATGCTTTAGGG ATTTTAGATGATCTGTTTGCATCTGAGATGCAGAAACTGCTCGGGAATTCTCTGCAAGACAAGGACTTGGATCCACCTCGAGCAGTGATCGAAGCCCGGTCCATCCTCTGCTGA
- the LOC135607493 gene encoding uncharacterized protein LOC135607493 isoform X3: protein MFTEGLDETAINWVNQGSDVAQKPRSPLVEKYPVEPVPEQRLLSKCNNFLSPKALPPVKFHSSLLTPHSHLLSDSDEDESVASVPEDYYANYSDSDSDLFGKPGKRSCEEEILSGESSCYEPVRETDGRQRSTLVRGLSKENLRVDVAANNSCRGDEVKSKFSANRSSVSGAIAQNHEQDGFPHSRVHILNDFMAEKFQELGTPSAPPIVGNGRESGSLNLNGETKVNLGTEVSSDFSILAQKVGEIPAGAIPVEGDMQIPLWQTNIASHMPSYNTSVQSAWQTFIAYDACFRLCLNAWARNCMEAPEFLRDECMALRNAFGLQTFLLHPRGQTQGEGRHADSKEGTNVIKGRKMIGQVEIEVKRIRIIPQRRKLQPTSSYRTIYMQMGAEYVKHMSAILKSQINSLRATASPVSSEDTLSCILQLKSSSEDALTESGSSVCLKPGTGDSHIFYPESQGDALLIEVHNINRIIQGRATVPISSLAECHQGEMTRWCPIYLEDHVCVGKVQISISVFHSSDKMTSTKGGPVVETMIYDLVLEATMRAQHFHSKNLHIHGHWKWLLNEFADYYGVTDAYTKLRYLSFIMNAATPTKECLELIYELLLPIMRARGEKNLTRQERSILLDCEDQINNLLATTFENYKSLDELSPTGLTDIFGPIPESAAPALVPAVQIFTLLHDILSQEAQNILRNHLQIAAAKRCRRHMVETDEFMSSNCDGLYADPMTFSTAYLKMKMLCINISNEIQADIKIHNQHIFPSSIDLPNIAASLYSTELCKRLRGFLAACPPSKPSQHVAELLIATADFERDLESWNIRPVHGGVVSKDLFHDYIMVWIQDTRLQLLDLCKTEKSLQVPWLDVSTNCATSPFVENIYEQIRKGINEYEVVISRWPQYLLALENALADIERAVFKALEKQYSEILVPLRDGIPKILEKQVQKLTRRQPTSPYVVPSQLGIFLNTVKRILEVLHPGVEDFLKCWAACLTIEDGNTIFGEQMNGITVTLRKKYKKYMQAIVEKLVSNAQANRTTRLKRILEETKEAEGEPEIRDRMQTLCLQLTDSIHNLHHVLASRIFVAICRGFWDRIGQIVLSFLESRKENRIWYRGSDYALGILDDLFASEMQKLLGNSLQDKDLDPPRAVIEARSILC from the exons ATGTTCACCGAGGGGCTGGACGAGACGGCCATCAACTGGGTCAATCAG GGATCAGATGTTGCTCAGAAACCTCGATCTCCTCTGGTAGAGAAATATCCCGTGGAACCGGTCCCTGAACAACGACTGCTCTCCAAATGCAACAACTTTCTGTCGCCGAAAGCATTGCCCCCCGTAAAATTCCACTCGAGCTTGCTAACTCCGCACTCGCACTTGTTGTCTGATTCGGACGAAGATGAGAGTGTCGCTTCTGTTCCAGAGGACTACTACGCCAATTACTCCGACAGCGACTCCGATCTCTTTGGGAAGCCAGGTAAGAGGAGTTGCGAGGAGGAGATATTGTCAGGTGAAAGTTCTTGCTACGAGCCAGTCAGAGAAACAGATGGCAGACAGCGATCTACTTTAGTTCGAGGGCTTTCCAAGGAGAACCTAAGAGTAGATGTAGCAGCAAACAATTCTTGTAGAGGTGATGAGGTGAAGTCCAAGTTCAGCGCTAATAGAAGCTCTGTCTCAGGTGCCATCGCCCAGAATCATGAACAAGATGGCTTTCCCCATTCACGT GTTCATATTTTAAATGATTTCATGGCTGAGAAATTTCAAGAACTTGGAACACCCAGTGCACCTCCCATTGTGGGGAATGGAAGAGAATCAGGCAGCCTAAATTTAAATG GTGAAACCAAGGTTAATTTAGGCACTGAGGTCTCTTCAGATTTTTCAATACTGGCACAGAAAGTTGGAGAAATTCCAGCAGG AGCCATACCTGTAGAAGGAGATATGCAGATTCCTCTCTGGCAAACAAATATTGCCTCCCATATGCCAAGCTACAATACAAG TGTTCAGAGCGCATGGCAAACATTTATTGCTTATGATGCATGTTTCCGATTGTGCCTCAATGCATGGGCAAGAAACTGCATGGAGGCTCCAGAGTTCCTTCGGGATGAGTGCATGGCTCTGCGCAATGCCTTTGG ATTGCAAACCTTCTTGCTGCATCCTAGGGGCCAAACTCAAGGAGAGGGAAGGCATGCTGATAGTAAAGAAGGAACAAATGTCATTAAGGGTCGGAAAATGATTGGACAAGTGGAAATTGAAG tGAAAAGGATCCGCATCATACCTCAAAGAAGAAAGCTGCAGCCTACCTCTTCGTATCGAACAATATATATGCAAATGGGAGCTGAATATGTCAAACACATGTCAGCAATTTTAAAAAGTCAAATAAATTCATTAAGAGCAACTGCTTCCCCAGTTTCTTCTGAAG ACACTCTGTCATGTATATTACAATTGAAGAGCTCTAGTGAAGATGCACTCACAGAATCAGGTTCTAGTGTGTGTTTGAAACCTGGAACTGGTGATTCTCATATATT CTATCCTGAGAGTCAAGGAGATGCACTTTTGATTGAAGTCCATAATATAAATAGAATTATCCAAGGTCGTGCCACAGTACCAATATCATCACTGGCTGAATGTCAT CAGGGAGAGATGACTAGATGGTGCCCTATATACTTAGAAGATCATGTCTGTGTAGGGAAGGTTCAAATCTCAATCAGTGTTTTTCACTCTTCGGACAAGATGACTTCCACCAAG GGTGGTCCAGTTGTCGAAACAATGATATATGATCTAGTACTTGAGGCAACAATGCGAGCTCAGCATTTTCATTCAAAGAATTTACATATACATGGTCATTGGAAGTGGCTTTTGAATGAATTTGCTGATTATTATGGAGTAACTGATGCATATACAAAGCTGAG GTATCTttcatttatcatgaatgctgcgACACCTACAAAAGAATGCTTAGAGCTTATATATGAGCTCCTTTTACCCATCATGAGAGCTCGAGGTGAAAAAAATTTAACTAGACAAGAG AGAAGCATTCTACTGGATTGTGAAGATCAGATCAACAATTTGTTGGCAACTACTTTTGAGAACTACAAGTCACTAGATGAGCTTTCACCAACAGGCCTAACTGACATTTTTGGTCCAATTCCGGAATCTGCTGCACCAGCCTTAGTGCCTGCTGTACAGATATTCACTCTTCTGCATGATATCCTGTCTCAAGAAGCTCAAAATATTTTAAGAAATCATTTGCAG ATTGCTGCAGCAAAGCGGTGTAGGCGGCATATGGTAGAAACTGATGAATTTATGTCAAGCAACTGTGATGGACTCTACGCAGACCCTATGACCTTCTCAACAGCATATCTCAAAATGAAAATGCTATGCATTAATATAAGCAACGAGATTCAAGCAGATATCAAGATTCACAATCAGCATATATTTCCTAG TTCCATAGATCTGCCAAATATTGCTGCTTCTTTATACAGTACTGAGCTCTGCAAAAGACTCCGAGGGTTTCTTGCAGCTTGCCCTCCATCCAAGCCCTCACAGCATGTGGCAGAGCTGCTGATTGCAACTGCTGATTTTGAAAGAGATCTTGAGTCATGGAACATCAG GCCAGTTCATGGAGGGGTTGTCTCAAAGGACTTGTTCCATGACTATATCATGGTTTGGATCCAAGACACGCGGCTTCAGTTACTTGATCTTTGCAAGACAGAAAAG TCTTTGCAGGTACCATGGTTAGATGTATCCACAAATTGTGCAACGTCACCATTTGTTGAGAACATATATGAACAGATTAGAAAAGGCATAAATGAGTATGAGGTGGTGATAAGTAGGTGGCCTCAGTACTTGTTGGCTTTAGAGAAT GCTCTTGCTGACATCGAACGAGCAGTCTTCAAGGCACTAGAAAAACAATACAGTGAGATCCTTGTACCTTTGAGGGATGGGATTCCAAAAATACTCGAGAAGCAAGTGCAGAAGCTCACAAGGCGACAGCCTACTTCTCCTTATGTCGTACCCAGTCAG CTGGGAATCTTTCTTAACACTGTTAAAAGAATCCTTGAAGTGCTACATCCTGGAGTTGAGGATTTTTTAAAATGTTGGGCTGCATGCTTGACAATTGAGGATGGAAATACAATTTTTGGAGAGCAAATGAATGGAATCACAGTAACTCTGAGGAAGAAGTACAAGAAGTACATGCAAGCAATTGTGGAAAAGCTTGTCAGCAAT GCACAAGCAAACCGAACCACGAGGCTCAAAAGGATTCTCGAAGAGACAAAAGAAGCAGAAGGTGAACCCGAGATTCGTGACAGGATGCAGACCTTGTGTCTGCAGCTAACAGATTCGATACACAATCTACATCATGTGTTAGCTAGCAGGATCTTTGTTGCAATTTGTCGTGGTTTCTGGGATAGAATAGGACAG ATTGTGTTGAGCTTTCTTGAGAGCCGAAAGGAGAACAGAATATGGTATCGAGGATCCGATTATGCTTTAGGG ATTTTAGATGATCTGTTTGCATCTGAGATGCAGAAACTGCTCGGGAATTCTCTGCAAGACAAGGACTTGGATCCACCTCGAGCAGTGATCGAAGCCCGGTCCATCCTCTGCTGA